A stretch of the Oncorhynchus clarkii lewisi isolate Uvic-CL-2024 chromosome 9, UVic_Ocla_1.0, whole genome shotgun sequence genome encodes the following:
- the LOC139416208 gene encoding uncharacterized protein: MGCQCCKMIKRNRDPAESSLYQPHHLPADGGDQSNNKQKQDFHNLGFSNSNKYNDGEDGGRGLKLEIDNNQINRLHAVPANPERGQGRGQGVKPWAGEVGGGGRGLYILHPEGQVPRRDPSKGPSQVPIYPNTLSLDHSHHLTHLGDNDPHKIRMFRNSSDPSWPGVGCYTSLTDELDEGVGGTPEYLCDTGDEESVLSADIPTSTTSLSSADTKDDRRAPDATTVESGIGISVTKSEDEGREEDDVYHITDSMVAEALAALDAATAGEDYED; this comes from the exons ATGGGATGCCAATGCTGTAAGATGATTAAAAG GAATAGGGACCCGGCAGAGAGCTCTCTCTACCAGCCCCACCACCTCCCAGCAGACGGCGGGGACCAGTCCAACAACAAGCAGAAGCAGGACTTTCACAACCTGGGCTTCAGCAACAGCAACAAGTACAACGATGGAGAAGATGGAGGACGAGGCCTCAAGCTGGAGATCGACAACAACCAGATCAACAGGCTTCACGCCGTGCCCGCCAACCCAGAGAGGGGGCAGGGGAGGGGGCAGGGAGTCAAGCCTTGGGCAGGGgaggttggtggtggtggtaggggtctGTATATCCTCCATCCAGAGGGCCAGGTTCCAAGACGAGATCCATCTAAGGGCCCCAGCCAAGTTCCAATCTACCCTAACACACTCTCCCTGGATCATAGTCACCATCTGACACATTTGGGTGACAATGACCCCCACAAGATTAGGATGTTCCGAAATAGCTCGGACCCCTCCTGGCCCGGTGTGGGGTGCTACACCTCGTTGACGGATGAGCTGGATGAGGGGGTGGGGGGCACACCTGAGTACCTGTGTGACACAGGGGATGAGGAGAGCGTCCTGTCTGCGGATATTCCAACTAGTACAACTAGCCTGTCCTCGGCAGACACGAAGGATGATAGGAGGGCGCCGGACGCCACTACCGTAGAGAGCGGGATCGGGATCTCGGTGACGAAAAGCGAAGATGAGGGACGGGAAGAAGATGACGTGTATCACATCACAGACTCTATGGTGGCGGAAGCTCTAGCGGCTCTAGATGCGGCAACTGCCGGGGAGGACTATGAGGACTAA